From a region of the Eriocheir sinensis breed Jianghai 21 chromosome 25, ASM2467909v1, whole genome shotgun sequence genome:
- the LOC127003515 gene encoding inactive ubiquitin carboxyl-terminal hydrolase MINDY-4B-like — MLLLLYSLTLSRGFVKLHDDLSGEDHPLIETNGTIHPCLVTLMLTGRATRFLHNGIVYEGTEDTMARPKTGILTRSEIGLMVWTRNDGGGGQVAVGSRLKTPSLPIWVTRCNDAYGILFNPNRDLIRDYHAENRFELHYFSSTVTQTTATIVTIDTRNQVAVDEFNCSPLENLIHTKWQGAEICWNGTAPHV; from the exons ATGTTGCTCCTCCTCTACAGTCTCACTCTCTCCCGCGGCTTCgtcaa GTTACACGACGACCTATCTGGCGAGGACCATCCGCTAATAGAGACCAACGGCACTATCCACCCGTGCCTTGTGACTCTGATGCTGACAGGCCGCGCCACTCGCTTCCTCCACAACGGGATCGTCTACGAGGGCACCGAGGACACCATG GCTAGGCCCAAGACGGGGATACTGACGAGGAGCGAGATTGGGCTGATGGTGTGGACGCGGAACGACGGCGGGGGCGGGCAGGTGGCGGTCGGGTCGCGGCTCAAGACTCCCTCGCTGCCCATCTGGGTGACGCGATGCAACGACGCTTACGGGATACTCTTCAACCCTAACCGAGACCTCATTAGGGACTACCACGCCGAGAACAG GTTTGAGCTCCACTACTTCTCGTCCACCGTGACCCAGACCACcgccaccatcgtcaccatcgaCACGAGGAACCAGGTGGCGGTGGATGAGTTCAATTGCTCGCCGCTCGAGAACCTCATCCACACCAA ATGGCAGGGCGCGGAGATATGCTGGAACGGGACGGCGCCTCACGTGTAG